A section of the Phycisphaerae bacterium genome encodes:
- the argH gene encoding argininosuccinate lyase, with protein sequence MKAQKSWQARFSQAADVLTENYVESLSFDRRLWKYDIAGSIAHAEMLAEVGLIGKSDCRAIKRGLMEIASDIEAGKFKWDPACEDIHMAVEGALIAKVGEPAKRLHTARSRNDQVALDLRLYTRDAIDLDVLPLLADLQAALVDSAERYADAVMPAYTHMQRAQPISAGAYLLAYVEQFQRDRDRFSDARRRVDVCPLGSGALAGSTLPIDREAVAKRLGFSSITRNSVDATADRDFIVEFLAAAALCACHLSRLAEDLVLYMSQEFGFVTIADAFCTGSSMMPQKKNPDVMELVRGKTGRVYAALMGMLALTKGLPMAYNRDLQEDKIHLFSAHDTLKASVEITAAVIRNTTFNTDRLLAATDRGFMDATILAEYLVAKGIPFRQAHHHVGTLVAYAEKDNRELGGLTLDEFTKVCDRIGKDVYQYLGAANVVARYRSPGNAGPASVREQIGFWRKALSRAVNHLGNPSHSTCPRAE encoded by the coding sequence ATGAAAGCGCAAAAGAGCTGGCAGGCCCGCTTCTCGCAGGCGGCCGACGTACTGACCGAAAACTACGTCGAGAGCCTCTCCTTTGATCGACGCCTCTGGAAATACGATATTGCCGGCAGCATCGCCCACGCCGAGATGCTCGCCGAGGTAGGGCTGATCGGCAAGTCGGACTGCCGGGCGATCAAACGCGGCCTCATGGAGATTGCATCGGATATTGAGGCAGGCAAATTCAAGTGGGATCCGGCCTGCGAGGACATTCATATGGCCGTGGAGGGGGCCTTGATCGCCAAAGTCGGCGAGCCGGCCAAGCGGTTGCACACCGCAAGGTCGCGCAATGACCAGGTGGCTCTGGACCTGCGACTGTACACCCGGGATGCGATCGATCTGGATGTGCTCCCCCTCCTGGCGGACCTCCAGGCGGCGCTGGTTGACTCGGCCGAGAGATACGCCGATGCGGTGATGCCCGCCTATACGCACATGCAGCGGGCCCAGCCGATCAGTGCCGGCGCCTACCTCTTGGCCTATGTCGAGCAATTCCAGCGAGATCGGGACCGGTTTTCCGACGCCCGCAGGAGGGTGGACGTCTGTCCGCTGGGATCGGGGGCCCTCGCCGGCTCGACCCTGCCGATTGACCGGGAAGCGGTTGCCAAGCGACTGGGCTTTTCCTCCATAACCCGTAACAGCGTCGACGCGACCGCCGACCGCGATTTCATCGTCGAGTTTCTGGCGGCGGCGGCGCTGTGTGCGTGCCACCTGTCGCGTCTCGCCGAGGATCTGGTCCTCTACATGTCGCAGGAATTCGGGTTCGTGACCATCGCGGACGCGTTCTGCACGGGTTCGTCGATGATGCCGCAGAAGAAGAACCCGGATGTCATGGAGCTGGTTCGCGGCAAGACCGGTCGGGTCTACGCCGCCCTGATGGGTATGCTCGCACTGACCAAGGGGTTGCCGATGGCCTACAACCGCGACCTCCAGGAAGACAAGATCCACCTGTTCAGCGCTCACGATACGTTGAAGGCGTCGGTCGAGATCACGGCGGCGGTGATTCGTAACACGACCTTCAACACCGACCGGCTGTTGGCCGCGACGGACAGGGGCTTCATGGACGCGACGATCCTGGCCGAGTACCTTGTCGCCAAAGGCATTCCCTTTCGTCAGGCTCATCATCACGTGGGCACGCTGGTGGCATACGCCGAGAAAGACAACCGCGAACTGGGCGGTCTGACGCTCGACGAATTCACAAAAGTGTGCGATCGGATCGGCAAGGACGTGTACCAATACCTTGGAGCGGCCAACGTCGTGGCGCGTTATCGCAGCCCCGGCAATGCGGGGCCGGCATCGGTAAGGGAGCAGATCGGTTTTTGGAGGAAAGCGCTCTCCCGGGCTGTCAACCATCTTGGGAATCCATCTCACTCAACTTGCCCCCGAGCCGAGTAG
- a CDS encoding PDZ domain-containing protein has translation MATAVSLLLTAVLWTRSAPASAPAAVVDGEIVRLIRDLNHPQPARRKAAAERLTELGDAAEEPLEKALPDQPAEARIAITGILKDIRLSRRGALVLLVFPRGQAWYGGVRPGDVLLAVDGEAISDVEAWSKAEETRFRNRARTVRLRRDKRVYDRKFREGKYGIQWCMYQSGWGDHLAEAAREHDVGNYAAAVAAIEKAIEAGNELGVDVEAVQGTLGLITRCRYYALPPAERPAYLDMILKKPPYINHLAAIIGFATSLNPEDLHLHDEICRRIIRGGDMVEWAHDQLTYRLVFKERRYAEALVELLNPARAGEKRRPEDQAHALHKLATCLDALGADAELSVVLDRLAAFPQGRVRFGWLFPAAVRIGRLKLCEDVLPQIPEGSDAEGEQAYWEYIHAKDRLYQVYLRQGQVDDFRRALARGLADLGFAQDARLYSAWWPKTADLWARHAEEELKYAPAMNLDYLLSALAFQVDPNVAKLEKAIEFCEAAQRNRLTPSFHRARLEALKGNYAASLDWYEKIRAYDQENKPWNKPWDILPETEAVRFLSEHAKDLTGQDEKWRRVLYAYKTDDGTRYLITRDIRIGKASPDGRVTEIPLPEPGWWPYRLADGLIVSDSGRTVLAVSREQVYQLQPDAAGWSLLMHIPFSQRGWAIHKYAPWADELAAELRSHPPQARSIVLPEEFPDHNNNAPIEPVMLGDGTWLYCEAKPHRMFNLSTMLARQLGRQVQIYSIFRSSRAGVLYLGTERGLYRWVPGEDRCEPMPLPGQNPAPPVRIVVKQLPYPDDFQPFAAVLPSAGGAMFLIDTKTQQVTPTPCVNELLSASYWSSRSPADRIAEAKATLVAARLDWDVLRLAASRPVE, from the coding sequence ATGGCGACGGCTGTCTCTCTGCTCTTAACCGCTGTTCTATGGACCCGGTCGGCTCCGGCATCTGCTCCCGCCGCGGTGGTCGACGGGGAAATCGTTCGCCTCATTCGGGATCTCAACCATCCGCAACCCGCGCGACGTAAGGCTGCTGCTGAGCGATTGACGGAGCTCGGCGACGCTGCGGAGGAACCCCTGGAGAAGGCCCTGCCCGACCAGCCGGCCGAGGCCCGGATAGCCATCACCGGCATCCTGAAGGACATTCGGCTGTCGCGTCGCGGGGCGCTCGTGCTGCTGGTATTTCCGCGCGGGCAGGCATGGTATGGGGGCGTTCGACCGGGGGATGTTCTTCTGGCGGTCGATGGTGAAGCGATCAGCGATGTTGAGGCCTGGTCCAAAGCCGAGGAGACCCGCTTCCGGAATCGGGCGCGGACGGTGCGTCTGCGACGGGATAAGCGAGTTTACGATAGGAAGTTTAGAGAAGGAAAATACGGTATACAATGGTGTATGTATCAGTCGGGTTGGGGCGATCATCTGGCCGAGGCGGCCCGCGAACACGACGTGGGCAACTATGCCGCGGCGGTCGCGGCCATCGAGAAGGCCATTGAGGCGGGAAACGAGCTCGGCGTCGATGTGGAAGCCGTCCAGGGAACGCTGGGTTTGATTACCCGATGCCGCTATTACGCCCTGCCGCCTGCCGAACGGCCGGCGTATCTGGACATGATCCTCAAGAAACCCCCGTACATAAATCACCTTGCCGCCATCATCGGATTCGCAACGTCCCTCAATCCCGAAGACCTCCACCTGCACGACGAGATTTGCCGGAGGATCATCAGGGGGGGCGACATGGTGGAGTGGGCGCATGACCAGCTCACGTATCGGCTGGTGTTCAAAGAGCGGCGCTACGCCGAGGCTCTGGTCGAGCTGCTCAACCCGGCCCGCGCGGGGGAGAAGCGCCGACCGGAAGACCAGGCGCACGCCCTCCACAAGCTGGCAACCTGCCTGGACGCGCTGGGCGCGGATGCCGAATTGTCGGTCGTGCTGGATCGCCTGGCGGCCTTTCCGCAGGGCCGCGTGCGGTTTGGGTGGCTCTTTCCTGCGGCGGTCAGGATCGGCCGGCTGAAATTGTGCGAGGACGTCTTGCCACAGATTCCCGAAGGATCAGACGCAGAGGGCGAGCAGGCCTACTGGGAGTACATACATGCGAAAGATCGCCTCTATCAAGTCTACCTGCGGCAGGGGCAGGTGGATGACTTTCGCCGTGCGCTGGCCAGAGGTCTGGCGGACTTGGGCTTTGCTCAGGATGCCCGCCTCTACTCGGCCTGGTGGCCGAAGACCGCCGATCTTTGGGCCCGGCACGCTGAAGAAGAGCTCAAGTACGCGCCGGCGATGAACCTCGACTACCTCTTGAGCGCCCTCGCTTTTCAGGTGGACCCGAATGTCGCAAAACTCGAGAAGGCCATAGAATTCTGCGAAGCAGCGCAGCGCAACCGGTTGACCCCGAGCTTTCACCGGGCGAGATTGGAGGCGCTCAAAGGCAATTACGCGGCGTCGCTTGATTGGTACGAGAAGATACGGGCATATGACCAGGAGAACAAGCCCTGGAACAAGCCGTGGGACATCTTGCCTGAGACGGAGGCTGTTCGGTTCCTATCTGAACACGCCAAGGACCTCACCGGCCAGGACGAGAAGTGGCGGCGCGTGCTGTACGCCTACAAGACGGATGACGGCACTCGCTACCTGATTACGCGGGACATTCGCATCGGAAAGGCATCGCCTGATGGCCGGGTCACCGAGATCCCGTTGCCCGAGCCGGGTTGGTGGCCTTACAGGTTGGCCGACGGTCTCATCGTGTCGGACAGCGGCCGTACGGTGTTGGCCGTCAGCCGCGAGCAGGTCTACCAGCTCCAGCCCGACGCGGCAGGTTGGTCGTTGCTGATGCACATCCCCTTCAGCCAGCGTGGCTGGGCGATCCATAAGTATGCCCCGTGGGCCGACGAGCTCGCGGCCGAACTGCGATCGCACCCGCCCCAAGCGCGCTCCATCGTTCTGCCGGAGGAGTTCCCCGACCACAACAACAATGCTCCCATCGAGCCGGTCATGTTGGGCGACGGCACCTGGTTGTACTGCGAGGCGAAACCTCACCGGATGTTCAATCTGTCAACAATGCTGGCCCGACAGCTTGGCCGGCAGGTTCAGATCTACAGCATCTTTCGGTCCAGCAGGGCCGGAGTTCTCTACCTCGGCACCGAACGGGGACTCTATCGGTGGGTGCCCGGTGAGGACCGTTGCGAACCGATGCCACTCCCAGGCCAGAACCCGGCTCCCCCGGTCAGGATCGTGGTCAAGCAGCTACCGTACCCGGATGACTTTCAGCCTTTTGCGGCTGTCTTGCCGTCCGCCGGCGGGGCAATGTTCCTGATAGACACGAAAACGCAGCAGGTAACGCCCACCCCATGCGTGAATGAGCTACTCTCGGCCTCTTACTGGTCCTCACGCTCACCAGCCGATCGGATAGCGGAGGCCAAGGCCACGTTGGTTGCCGCCCGCCTGGATTGGGATGTGCTGCGTTTGGCGGCATCGAGGCCGGTCGAGTAA
- a CDS encoding response regulator, with product MPRHGAQILLVDDEIEVQRVLARTLERAGFQVDAVGSFQEARRAVDQRKYHLLLVDLSLPDQSGIDLIRDVRGRDESPSIIIITGHPSVRTATEAMQLGARNYLTKPISPAALVEAVEFVLSSDGVLINSEEQFIAELGQRLKLARHETDLTMKALGERIGISQAQISQIEAGLSAPSMTTLFRLARALRVKLADLFKGM from the coding sequence ATGCCACGTCATGGTGCTCAGATTCTGTTGGTGGACGACGAGATTGAGGTTCAGCGCGTTCTTGCTCGGACGCTCGAAAGAGCAGGATTTCAGGTGGATGCGGTCGGCTCGTTTCAGGAGGCCCGCAGGGCCGTCGATCAACGCAAGTACCATCTCCTGCTCGTCGATCTGTCGCTGCCCGATCAGTCGGGCATTGACCTGATTCGGGATGTCCGAGGCCGAGACGAGTCTCCGTCAATCATCATCATTACGGGGCATCCCTCTGTGCGGACGGCTACGGAGGCAATGCAGCTCGGCGCGAGAAATTATCTGACTAAGCCGATATCGCCTGCGGCTCTCGTGGAGGCGGTTGAGTTCGTGCTGTCCAGCGACGGCGTTCTGATCAACAGCGAGGAACAGTTCATCGCGGAACTCGGGCAGCGACTCAAACTGGCAAGGCACGAGACGGACCTTACGATGAAGGCTTTGGGAGAACGTATCGGCATCAGCCAGGCCCAGATATCGCAAATCGAAGCGGGTCTGAGTGCCCCATCAATGACGACACTGTTTCGGCTGGCAAGAGCTTTACGCGTCAAACTCGCGGATCTCTTCAAGGGAATGTGA
- the nikR gene encoding nickel-responsive transcriptional regulator NikR: MSELIRLSLSIEKPLYDRLEKLVKQSGYTNRSEYVRDMIRERLVETEWDKDREVLGTITLIYNHHRRQLSEKLIHLQHHHHTAVKVTTHVHLSRELCAEVIVVQARASRVRELADLMRQQKGVLHADLTMSSTGVMLD, from the coding sequence ATGTCCGAACTGATCAGATTGAGCCTGTCGATCGAGAAGCCGCTCTATGATCGTCTCGAGAAGTTGGTCAAGCAGAGCGGCTATACCAACCGTTCGGAGTACGTCCGGGACATGATCCGAGAGAGGCTTGTCGAGACCGAATGGGATAAAGATCGCGAAGTCCTCGGTACGATCACCCTGATCTACAATCATCACCGCCGACAGCTTTCCGAGAAGCTGATTCACCTCCAGCACCACCACCACACGGCGGTCAAGGTGACCACCCATGTTCACCTGTCACGTGAGCTTTGCGCCGAGGTGATCGTAGTGCAGGCAAGAGCCAGCCGTGTCCGTGAGCTGGCCGACCTGATGCGTCAGCAAAAAGGTGTCCTGCATGCGGATCTGACCATGAGCAGCACCGGCGTGATGTTAGATTGA
- a CDS encoding DUF1570 domain-containing protein, translating to MNRLWAWCLAAAWLAVAAGEAATTRGPVLERDPSQEALLAKQAGPNFKVKRTSHFLIAYDTADEVARELDIRLEQTYHMVFLFCEMNGVQARWPDRRLEVIFFDKRPTYERHVARLGVNAGGTFGIYHQQTNRSYFFNATNDEQVLRLKEQIAASNANINNLQQSLRNMPANGGIIEVRFSDGERIVGSKAEVEKRVNKKLNEARAELKKVEARQQRYCDQINQTVIQHETAHQTLFNAGLHVRGAGNPKWLIEGLACLFETPPGPPGSGFSALNAARLEDFRVGVGGQTKRRLTSRDYETAIQTGRMVSPKELILNPELLNARGDAGLHNYAVAWGLAHYLQRNQREQLAAYLLDVSSRLPGDDPTPQQELELFEEHFGPIDEIFLRKFSGYILGLTARAQLDS from the coding sequence ATGAATCGGTTATGGGCATGGTGCCTCGCCGCGGCGTGGCTTGCGGTTGCAGCCGGCGAAGCCGCGACCACGCGCGGACCGGTTTTGGAGCGGGATCCCTCGCAGGAGGCCTTGCTGGCCAAGCAGGCCGGTCCAAACTTCAAGGTCAAACGCACGTCGCATTTCCTGATAGCCTATGACACGGCCGACGAGGTTGCCCGCGAACTGGATATCCGCCTCGAGCAGACCTATCACATGGTCTTCCTTTTCTGCGAGATGAACGGCGTTCAGGCCCGTTGGCCTGATCGCCGCCTGGAAGTCATCTTCTTCGACAAGCGGCCCACCTACGAACGGCATGTTGCCCGCCTGGGCGTCAACGCCGGGGGCACCTTCGGGATCTACCACCAGCAGACTAATCGGTCCTATTTTTTCAATGCCACCAACGACGAGCAGGTTCTCAGGCTCAAGGAGCAAATCGCCGCGAGCAACGCCAACATCAACAATCTTCAGCAGTCGTTGCGGAACATGCCCGCCAACGGCGGCATCATCGAGGTTCGGTTTTCGGACGGCGAACGCATCGTCGGCAGCAAGGCCGAGGTGGAGAAACGCGTGAACAAGAAGCTGAACGAGGCTCGTGCTGAGCTCAAGAAAGTGGAGGCCCGCCAACAGAGATACTGCGACCAGATCAATCAGACGGTGATCCAGCATGAGACCGCTCATCAGACGCTGTTCAACGCGGGTCTGCACGTTCGGGGGGCCGGCAATCCCAAGTGGCTGATTGAAGGGCTGGCGTGTTTGTTCGAGACGCCGCCAGGCCCGCCCGGCAGCGGCTTCTCGGCGCTGAACGCAGCACGTCTGGAGGATTTCAGAGTCGGCGTCGGCGGTCAAACCAAACGACGGCTGACCAGCCGCGATTACGAGACGGCCATTCAGACCGGCCGTATGGTCTCGCCCAAGGAGCTTATCCTGAATCCCGAGCTTCTCAACGCTCGCGGCGATGCAGGCCTGCACAACTACGCCGTCGCATGGGGCCTGGCACACTACCTCCAGCGCAATCAGCGGGAACAGTTGGCCGCTTACCTGTTGGACGTGAGCTCGCGTCTGCCCGGGGACGACCCCACCCCGCAGCAGGAGTTGGAGTTGTTCGAGGAGCATTTCGGGCCGATCGATGAGATCTTTCTGCGGAAGTTCTCGGGCTACATCCTGGGGCTTACGGCCAGGGCCCAGCTTGACTCGTAG
- a CDS encoding MraY family glycosyltransferase, with the protein MFLTLATLATPTAPADPVFASWGDVFRAWGGIVRQFWLVALAAFLVALIVTPIVRKMALSRGIVDQPDEFLKPHGHPIPYLGGVAIFAGWATAILLALWMTNTMVTSWVMVGVALAGFATMLIGLFDDLRVMPPLVKLACNIGVAVILICLGIGDDLINVVTRYSGMQFSQEDRWLELMYSVPVTIVIVVAACNATNLIDGLDGLCSGVLGIISIGFVILAVHLRVVYPSSPLGDDRVVLAMGMLGAALGFLPYNVNPAKIFMGDAGSMLLGFNAAVLLLMFGEQRIVRWMIGATIIFGLPVADMLLAMARRWRNGRPIMIGDRSHYYDQLRDRGLSVRRVAAISYVLALAFVIVGTSVIFIRTRYAVLVFMLTIGAVLAAIWRFNMAGIEKETPATHDRRKPFSPPPPANRRSTT; encoded by the coding sequence ATGTTTCTAACACTTGCGACTCTTGCCACACCGACGGCTCCGGCCGATCCTGTGTTCGCGTCCTGGGGAGATGTTTTTCGCGCCTGGGGCGGGATCGTCCGACAGTTCTGGTTGGTTGCGCTAGCGGCTTTCCTGGTTGCCCTGATCGTTACTCCGATTGTCCGGAAAATGGCCCTGAGCAGAGGTATCGTCGACCAGCCAGATGAGTTCCTCAAACCTCACGGGCACCCCATCCCCTATCTCGGCGGTGTAGCGATCTTTGCCGGATGGGCTACTGCCATCCTCCTAGCCTTGTGGATGACGAACACAATGGTAACGAGCTGGGTGATGGTCGGCGTCGCCTTGGCAGGCTTTGCAACGATGTTGATCGGGTTGTTCGATGACCTGCGAGTGATGCCGCCCCTGGTCAAACTGGCGTGCAATATCGGCGTTGCCGTGATTCTCATCTGCTTGGGAATCGGCGATGATCTCATCAACGTGGTGACGCGGTACAGCGGCATGCAGTTCAGCCAGGAAGATCGCTGGCTCGAGCTCATGTACTCTGTACCGGTAACCATCGTGATCGTGGTCGCCGCCTGCAACGCCACCAACCTGATTGACGGTCTCGACGGTTTGTGCAGCGGCGTCCTCGGCATTATCTCCATAGGCTTCGTGATTTTGGCCGTTCATCTGCGCGTGGTGTATCCGAGTTCGCCACTGGGCGATGACCGCGTCGTCCTGGCCATGGGCATGCTTGGTGCGGCCCTGGGTTTTCTGCCTTACAACGTCAACCCTGCCAAGATTTTCATGGGCGACGCCGGATCCATGCTGCTCGGTTTCAACGCCGCGGTACTGCTTCTGATGTTTGGAGAACAGCGCATCGTCCGCTGGATGATCGGGGCGACCATCATATTTGGGCTCCCGGTTGCCGACATGCTGCTGGCAATGGCCCGGCGGTGGCGAAATGGCAGGCCGATCATGATCGGCGACCGGAGCCACTACTACGACCAGCTCAGGGACCGGGGCCTCAGCGTGCGTCGGGTTGCGGCCATCAGCTATGTACTCGCCTTGGCGTTCGTGATTGTCGGCACATCCGTCATTTTCATCCGCACCCGGTACGCGGTCCTCGTCTTCATGTTGACCATTGGCGCGGTGCTGGCCGCCATCTGGAGATTCAATATGGCCGGGATCGAGAAAGAGACACCCGCGACCCACGACCGGCGCAAGCCTTTCTCCCCTCCGCCCCCGGCAAACCGGAGAAGCACAACCTGA
- a CDS encoding aspartate-semialdehyde dehydrogenase → MAKHVAVVGATGAVGQEFIRVLEQRSFPCDKITFLASARSAGKTIKFRGADHTVQELTDASFKGVDLALFSAGASISRQFAPIAVKAGCVVVDNSSAFRMDPDVPLVTPEVNPEDVRKHKGIIANPNCSTIIMVVPVFPLYKANRIKRLVISTYQAASGAGYQAMLELEQQARDFLAGKPVTKKVLPHQIAFNLFSHNSKVGENGYNEEEMKMVKETRKMFHDDEIQITATCVRVPIIRAHSEAINITFEKPMSEDRVREILARAPGVKLVDDRVRNYFPMPIESSDQDDVFTGRIRQDISQPDGCGIDMFISGDQLRKGAALNAVQIAELL, encoded by the coding sequence ATGGCAAAACACGTGGCAGTGGTTGGCGCCACCGGCGCCGTGGGGCAGGAATTCATTCGCGTCCTTGAACAGCGGAGCTTTCCGTGCGACAAGATCACCTTCCTGGCATCGGCGCGGTCGGCCGGTAAGACGATCAAGTTCAGGGGTGCGGACCACACGGTGCAGGAGCTGACCGACGCCAGCTTCAAAGGGGTTGACCTGGCCTTGTTCTCGGCCGGGGCCTCGATCAGTCGCCAATTCGCCCCGATCGCCGTCAAAGCCGGCTGCGTGGTGGTGGACAATTCCTCGGCATTTCGGATGGACCCGGACGTGCCGCTGGTGACCCCCGAGGTCAATCCTGAAGACGTCAGGAAACACAAGGGTATTATCGCCAACCCCAACTGTTCGACGATCATCATGGTTGTACCGGTCTTCCCCCTGTATAAGGCCAACCGGATCAAACGGTTGGTCATCAGCACCTACCAGGCCGCCAGCGGGGCCGGATACCAGGCGATGCTCGAACTCGAGCAACAGGCCAGGGACTTTCTCGCCGGCAAGCCGGTGACCAAGAAGGTTCTGCCCCATCAGATCGCGTTCAATCTCTTCAGCCACAACAGCAAAGTCGGTGAGAACGGCTACAATGAAGAAGAGATGAAGATGGTTAAAGAAACCCGCAAGATGTTCCACGACGACGAGATTCAGATTACGGCCACCTGTGTACGCGTGCCGATTATCCGGGCTCACAGCGAGGCCATCAACATCACCTTTGAGAAGCCGATGAGCGAGGACCGGGTTCGTGAGATCCTGGCCAGGGCTCCGGGCGTAAAGCTGGTCGATGACCGCGTCAGGAATTACTTCCCGATGCCGATTGAATCGTCGGACCAGGACGACGTGTTCACCGGCCGCATCCGGCAGGATATCAGCCAACCCGACGGTTGCGGCATCGACATGTTCATCAGCGGCGACCAACTCCGCAAAGGCGCCGCTCTGAACGCCGTCCAGATCGCCGAGCTTCTGTAA
- a CDS encoding UDP-glucose/GDP-mannose dehydrogenase family protein, with product MRLTVIGTGYVGLVTGACLADTGNEVVGVDKDAEKINTLTRGECPIYEPGLSELLQANTKAGRLRFTADIPKGIEHGDVVFIAVGTPPRDDGSSDMTAVREVADNIADHADRPKIVVLKSTVPIGTGDEIEERINRRAKHRVNVVNNPEFLKEGTAVEDFLRPDRVVIGAEDPQAASVIRELHEPFVRNQRPIYIMHRKAAEMSKYAANSYLAARISFINQIANVCDALGIDVNEVRLGMGSDRRIGFQFLYPGAGYGGSCFPKDVQSLVHTARKAGVQADLLDSVHQVNERQREILFRKIVARFGGSLNNYCFAIWGVSFKPKTDDIREAPAVTTINKLLEAGAAVRAHDPIALPNLRKLLGDRITYHESGYEALDGADALVIVTEWNEFRSPTFEEIRRRLRQPIIFDGRNLYSLDAMRNRDFEYYSIGRPAVIPTRR from the coding sequence ATGAGACTCACTGTCATCGGTACAGGGTATGTCGGTCTGGTCACCGGTGCCTGCCTGGCCGACACTGGAAACGAAGTTGTCGGAGTCGACAAGGATGCCGAGAAGATCAATACGCTCACTCGGGGCGAGTGTCCCATCTACGAACCCGGCTTGTCCGAATTGCTTCAAGCCAACACGAAGGCCGGCCGGCTCCGGTTCACCGCCGACATCCCCAAGGGCATCGAACACGGAGACGTGGTCTTCATCGCCGTCGGCACCCCGCCTCGCGATGACGGTTCCTCCGACATGACCGCGGTCCGGGAGGTTGCCGACAACATCGCCGATCACGCCGACCGGCCGAAAATCGTCGTGCTCAAGAGCACCGTTCCCATCGGAACAGGCGACGAGATCGAAGAACGAATCAACCGCCGGGCAAAACACCGCGTGAACGTCGTCAACAACCCCGAGTTTCTCAAGGAAGGAACCGCGGTGGAGGACTTTCTCAGGCCCGATCGCGTGGTGATCGGTGCCGAGGACCCGCAAGCCGCCTCGGTCATCAGGGAGCTGCACGAACCCTTCGTTCGCAATCAGCGACCCATCTACATCATGCACCGCAAGGCCGCGGAGATGAGCAAGTACGCCGCCAACTCCTACCTGGCCGCCCGCATCAGTTTCATCAACCAGATCGCCAATGTCTGTGATGCCCTGGGCATCGACGTGAACGAAGTCCGACTCGGAATGGGCTCCGATCGACGCATCGGTTTCCAGTTTCTCTATCCGGGCGCGGGCTATGGCGGCAGTTGCTTCCCCAAGGATGTTCAGTCTCTCGTGCACACCGCCCGAAAAGCCGGCGTGCAGGCCGATCTGCTCGACAGCGTTCACCAGGTCAACGAGCGGCAGCGGGAGATCCTCTTCCGCAAGATCGTCGCTCGATTCGGCGGATCATTGAACAATTACTGCTTCGCGATATGGGGCGTGTCCTTCAAACCCAAGACCGACGATATTCGCGAAGCCCCGGCGGTTACGACCATCAACAAGCTGCTCGAAGCGGGGGCCGCCGTCCGAGCCCACGATCCGATTGCTCTGCCCAACCTCCGCAAGCTGCTCGGCGACCGGATCACGTACCACGAATCCGGCTACGAAGCCCTTGATGGCGCCGATGCTCTGGTCATCGTCACCGAGTGGAACGAGTTCCGCTCGCCCACTTTCGAGGAGATCCGCCGGCGCCTGCGCCAACCCATCATTTTCGACGGGCGCAACCTCTATTCACTCGACGCGATGCGAAACCGCGATTTCGAGTATTACTCGATCGGGCGCCCGGCGGTGATTCCGACTCGACGCTGA